Part of the Kitasatospora sp. NBC_01266 genome, CCCTGGTCGCCGAAGACCACCTCGCGCAGGAACTGGGCGTCGGCGTCATAGCCGGGGCCGCCGTCCAGGAAGCCGCGCAGCCGCCAGGCGGCGTGCAGCGCGCCGGCGTACTGCTGATAGGCCGTCACCAGGTCCGGGCGGCCGGCCAGCGCGGCGCCGATCAGCAGCGGGTGGTGCAGCGCGTACCAGCCGGCGCCGCAGCCGCGCGCGCAGCCTTCGATGCAGCGGCCCGGCCACGGGTCGCCCAGGTACTCGGTGGCGGCGGCGGCCTCGGCCTGCGCGCCGATGATCCGGTCGGTGCGGAACTCCGCCCACAGGTCGGCGACCTCGGCCGGCAGGCCGACCGCCAGCCGGTCGCCGAAGGCCAGCGCGAGGTCGCCGACCAGCACCGCCGTGCCCTCGCCGAAGCGGCGGGACTCGCCGCGCCAGCCGTTGCGCTCGTGCTCGGCGGCGTGGCTCACGTGCAGGGTCGGCATGCTGCGCCGCAGCACCGCGTTGTCCCGCACGTCCTCGCGGATCACCTGGCAGGTGTCCAGCAGTTCCAGGGCGGCGGCGGCGTGCAGCACGGCCGTGTCCTGCGGGTCGCCGCCGGCCGCCAGGTACCCGGTCAGGCAGATCACCGGGCGGACCCGGTCGCTCCTGGCCTCCAGCAGCTCGCTCAGCCCACCGACCAGGGTGGCCGCCTGCGGTTCGGCCGCCCGGCGGCCGCGCTCGCGGGTGACCAGGTCCGTCAGCAGCCCGTCGACCCGCTCGAGCATCCGATCGCGCGTCTGCCGCAGCGCCACGGAGGGCCTGGACATGGGGCTTGTGGTCATCATGGACCCTCCATCGGTCGGCTCGGCTACTGGTACCGAGCCTTCCAGGCAGCTTGGTCCGGGTCCAGAGCACCGGGCCCGACGGACCCGAACGACCCCTGCGCGGACCGGCCGACTGCCAGTGGCCTGCCATCTTGGAGGACGTTCCGGCCAGGGGTTGCTATGCGCTTGTCATAGCCGTATCGGCCCCGGGCGGCCCGGCCGACCGGCCACTAGACCGCTTCCGGCAGGCCGAGCTGCAGGTCCATCGGCAGCGACTGCCGACCGGCGATGTTGAGCTTGCGGTAGACCCTGGTCAGGTGCTGCTCGACCGTGCTGACGGTGATGTAGAGCTTGACCGCGATCTCCCGGTTGGTGTGCCCGTGCACCGCGAGCGTCGCGACCCGCCGCTCGGACTCGCTCAGGCTGGCCAGCAGGTCGGGCTGGATGCCGGCCGGCGCCTGCACCGGCGCGGCGGGCTCCTCCACGTAGCCCGGCAGGATCCGCTCGCGCAGCGCGTCGGCGCCGCACAGCTGGGCCAGGTGCCAGGCCCGGCGGTTCACCATGGCGGACCGGCCCGGGTCGCCGGTCTCCTTCAGGACCTGACCGAAGTCGGCCAGCGCGAGCGCCAGTTCGTAGCGGTCCCCGGACTTGTGCAGTTCCTCGATGGCCTTGCCGAGCAGCGCGTGCCGCTCCTTGGGCTCGCGCAGCTGGGCCCGGATCCGCAGCGAACTGCCCCGCACCCACGGGTCCTTGCCGTCGCAGCCGGCCAGCTGGTCGGCGATGAACCGCTCGGCCTGGTGGGTCTCGCCCAGCCGCAGCAGCGCCTCGGCCGCGTCGGTGCGCCAGGGCAGCACCCGGGGCCGGTCCAGGCCCCAGCGCTTGAGCTGGCGGCCGACGTCCAGGAAGTCGCCGAGCGCGGCGTGGAAGCGGCTGGTGAGCAGGAAGTAGCGGCCCCGGGCGCGCAGTCGGCCCAGCCCGTGCACGCTGCCGGTCAGCTCGTCGGGCACCAGGCGGCTCAGCACGGCGGCGGCCTCCTCGGGGCGGCCGATCGCGGTGTGCGCGCGGATCAGGGTGCCGGCGATGCCGCTGAGCAGCATGCTGTCGCTCCACTGCGGCATCCCGGCCAGCACCGAGCCGGCCCGCTCAGCCGCGCCGGTGAGGTCGCCCATCCGCAGCAGCCCCTCGGCGTGCAGCCCCGCCAGCGCGGCGTGCCAGCCCGGTGCGCCGCGCCTCGCGGCCTGCTCGGCGAAGGCGGCGCAGAACGGCACGGCCTGCTGCGGGCCGCCCAGGTAGAGCAGGGTGCGCAGGGCCTGCAGCACGGGTTCGACGGTGCCCTCGGTGAGCGAGGCGCCGCGCAGGAAGAGTTCGGTGCTCTGCGCGATGGCGGCCTCGTCGCCGTGCTCGGGCAGCGCCCAGAGTGCGGCGGGGTCGCAGCGCGGGGTGGCCGGCCGGCGCGCGATGCCCGGGACGGTGCCCGGCTCGGCGGCGGGCTGGCCCGCTCGGGCGGCGGCCCAGTGCGGGAAGGCGGAGAGGCCGTCCAGCGGGTCGGCGCGGCGCTCGTCGCGGCCGGCCGTCAGCCGGCCGGGCCCGGTCGACTCGGCGGGTTCCACGGTGATCTTGGCAAGCGCCTCGGCGGCCTCCTGGATCCGGCCCTGGGCTACCAGCAGCCGGGCCAGCGGGGCGAGTTGGGCGGTGGGCAGCCGGTCCTCGCGCAGCGCGGCGAGCGGCTGGGCGAGCTGGCGCTCGGCGGCGCCCGGGTCGAGCGGCCAGGCCACTTCGGCCAACCGGATCCGCAGCGCGGTGCGCTGGGCCGGGTCGGCGCAGGCCTGGTGGGCGAGTTCCAGGCAGGCGGTGGCACGGGCGGGCTCGCCGTCGGCGAGGAACTGGTCGGCGGCGGCACGCAGCACCGGCAGCGCCCACTCCTCCTCGGTGTGCCGGGCCGCGAGCAGCTGCTCGGCGATCACCAGCACGGACAGGTCGTGCCGCCGGGCCAACCGGGCGGCGCGCTGGTGCAGTTGCTGGCGGGCCGTCGGGTCCATCCGGTCGAGCACCGCCGTGCGGGCCGCCGGGTGGCGCAGCCGCAGCCCGTCCACCAGGCCGGCCGCGCGCAGCGCGCCGATCCCCTGGCACACGGCGGCGGTGCTCATGCCGAGCAGTTCGCCGATCGGACCGGGCTCGCAGGCGCCGTCCAGCACGGCCAGCCCTTCGGCGAGTTCGAGGGTGGCGGGACCGCAGCGGTAGAAGCTGGCGAGCACCGCCTGGGCGTAGGGGCCGCCGGCCTCGGTGCCCGGGTCCTGGAGAAGTGCCCGCAGCAGCAGCGGGTTTCCGCCGCTCGCCTGGTAGAAGCGGTCCGCCTCGGCCTGTCCGTGCCCGATCAGCAGTTGGCTGACCGCCGCGTGGTCGAGGCGTTCGAGCCGGACCCTGGTGAAGTTGGGCTGGCGCAGCAGTTCCGTGCCGAACAGCGGATCGTCGCCGCGCTCGTGCAGCGACTCGGCGAGGACCAGCAGCACCGGCATCGAGCGGGTGTGGCGGGCCAGGTGGAGCAGGTAGCGGCCGGACAGCTCGTCCAGCTGGTGGCTGTCGTCGACGCAGATCACCACCGGCGCCTGGGCGCTGAGCCGGCCGACGGCGCGGGCGA contains:
- a CDS encoding polyprenyl synthetase family protein: MSRPSVALRQTRDRMLERVDGLLTDLVTRERGRRAAEPQAATLVGGLSELLEARSDRVRPVICLTGYLAAGGDPQDTAVLHAAAALELLDTCQVIREDVRDNAVLRRSMPTLHVSHAAEHERNGWRGESRRFGEGTAVLVGDLALAFGDRLAVGLPAEVADLWAEFRTDRIIGAQAEAAAATEYLGDPWPGRCIEGCARGCGAGWYALHHPLLIGAALAGRPDLVTAYQQYAGALHAAWRLRGFLDGGPGYDADAQFLREVVFGDQGRRAAEQAIAELVARAVESIKDVPLADGWHAELAELAEAVAGC
- a CDS encoding helix-turn-helix transcriptional regulator, yielding MLVQREAKLAQLESALDGCVDGNATLVLIEGAVGCGKSEFLEIVSSRAAERGHLVLRAIGTAIERALPLGVVSQLVAGAPGGTLPDPAQAPQPGGVEAMHAFARAVGRLSAQAPVVICVDDSHQLDELSGRYLLHLARHTRSMPVLLVLAESLHERGDDPLFGTELLRQPNFTRVRLERLDHAAVSQLLIGHGQAEADRFYQASGGNPLLLRALLQDPGTEAGGPYAQAVLASFYRCGPATLELAEGLAVLDGACEPGPIGELLGMSTAAVCQGIGALRAAGLVDGLRLRHPAARTAVLDRMDPTARQQLHQRAARLARRHDLSVLVIAEQLLAARHTEEEWALPVLRAAADQFLADGEPARATACLELAHQACADPAQRTALRIRLAEVAWPLDPGAAERQLAQPLAALREDRLPTAQLAPLARLLVAQGRIQEAAEALAKITVEPAESTGPGRLTAGRDERRADPLDGLSAFPHWAAARAGQPAAEPGTVPGIARRPATPRCDPAALWALPEHGDEAAIAQSTELFLRGASLTEGTVEPVLQALRTLLYLGGPQQAVPFCAAFAEQAARRGAPGWHAALAGLHAEGLLRMGDLTGAAERAGSVLAGMPQWSDSMLLSGIAGTLIRAHTAIGRPEEAAAVLSRLVPDELTGSVHGLGRLRARGRYFLLTSRFHAALGDFLDVGRQLKRWGLDRPRVLPWRTDAAEALLRLGETHQAERFIADQLAGCDGKDPWVRGSSLRIRAQLREPKERHALLGKAIEELHKSGDRYELALALADFGQVLKETGDPGRSAMVNRRAWHLAQLCGADALRERILPGYVEEPAAPVQAPAGIQPDLLASLSESERRVATLAVHGHTNREIAVKLYITVSTVEQHLTRVYRKLNIAGRQSLPMDLQLGLPEAV